One Pan paniscus chromosome 16, NHGRI_mPanPan1-v2.0_pri, whole genome shotgun sequence DNA segment encodes these proteins:
- the WDR73 gene encoding WD repeat-containing protein 73 has translation MDPGDDWLVESLRLYQDFYAFDLSGATRVLEWIDDKGVFVAGYESLKKNEILHLKLPLRLSVKENKGLFPERDFKVRHGGFSDRSIFDLKHVPHTRLLVTSGLPGCYLQVWQVAEDSDVIKAVSTIAVHEKEESLWPRVAVFSTLAPGVLHGARLRSLQVIDLESRKTTYTSDVSDSEELSSLQVLDADTFAFCCASGRLGLVDTRQKWAPLENRSPGPGSGGERWCAEVGSWGQGPGPSIASLGSDGRLCLLDPRDLCHPVSSVQCPVSVPSPDPELLRVTWAPGLKNCLAISGFDGTVQVYDATSWDGTRSQDGTRSQVEPLFTHRGHIFLDGNGMDPAPLVTTHTWHPCRPRTLLSATNDASLHVWDWVDLCAPR, from the exons ATGGATCCTGGGGACGACTGGCTGGTGGAATCCTTGCGCTT GTACCAGGATTTCTATGCATTCGACCTGTCAGGAGCCACTCGAGTCCTTGAATGGATTGATGACAAAG GAGTCTTTGTTGCTGGCTATGAAAgcctgaaaaagaatgaaattcttcaTCTGAAATTACCTCTCAGACTTTCTGTAAAGGAAAACAAg GGCTTATTCCCAGAAAGAGATTTCAAAGTGCGCCATGGAGGATTTTCAGACAGGTCTATCTTTGATCTAAAGCATGTGCCACATACCAG ATTGCTGGTTACCAGTGGCCTTCCAGGTTGTTATCTGCAGGTGTGGCAGGTTGCAGAGGACAGTG ATGTCATTAAAGCTGTCAGCACCATTGCTGTGCATGAGAAAGAGGAGAGTCTCTGGCCTAGGGTGGCCGTCTTCTCCACATTGGCACCCGGAGTCCTCCATGGGGCGAGGCTCCGCAGTCTGCAGGTCATTGATCTGGAGTCCCGGAAGACCACGTACACCTCAG ATGTCAGTGACAGTGAGGAGCTGAGTAGCCTGCAGGTCCTAGATGCAGAcacctttgccttctgctgtgcTTCGGGCCGGCTGGGGCTTGTTGACACCCGCCAGAAGTGGGCACCATTGGAGAATCGCAGCCCTGGCCCTGGGTCTGGTGGAGAGAGATGGTGTGCTGAAGTTGGGAGCTGGGgccagggccctgggcccagcatTGCCAGCCTTGGCTCAGATGGGCGTCTTTGTCTTCTTGACCCCCGGGATCTCTGCCATCCTGTGAGCTCAGTCCAGTGCCCAGTATCCGTACCGAGCCCTGACCCAGAGCTGCTGCGAGTGACTTGGGCCCCAGGCCTGAAGAATTGCTTGGCCATCTCAG GTTTTGATGGTACAGTCCAGGTCTATGATGCCACATCTTGGGATGGAACACGGAGCCAAGATGGAACACGGAGCCAAGTAGAACCTCTCTTCACTCACAGAGGTCACATCTTCCTAGATGGAAATGGGATGGACCCTGCTCCTTTGGTCACCACCCACACCTGGCATCCCTGCAGACCAAGGACTTTGTTATCAGCAACAAATGATGCCTCTCTGCATGTGTGGGACTGGGTGGACCTTTGTGCCCCCCGCTGA